The Candidatus Saccharibacteria bacterium genomic interval GGTGCGCTTGTTCGCCCATAATATCATAACTTTATATGGTTTTCAAGGTTTTAGTGGCTAGCCAAGCCCTACCATAAGCGGTACAATTATAGGTGATTTACAAACAGGCAAATCATACGAATTGAAGTTTCCAAAATTTTCTAAAAAATCGCAAAACACAGATCAATATTTAGTTGCACTCGATATTGGTACCGAGTACGTTAAGGCTCTTATTGGTCAAGTAGTAGAGGGCAAAGACGAAAAGACCGGCAAGCGTGAGCAGGTGGTAGAGATTATTGGCAGCGGCCGCCAGCGCCAGCGCCTAACCGATATGAGTAGCGGTGCTATTACCGATATTGCTGGAGTGGTAGAGAACTGCGATGCCGCCTTGCGCCGAGCCGAAGAGATGGCTGGCTGTGTGGCCAAAGATGCGGTTTTGGGTATTGCCGGCGAGTTGGTAAAGGGCGGCACCACCACCGTTAGCTATCGCCGCGCCAAACCCAATATTAAGATCGACCAAGCTGAATTGATGGACATAATTGAGCGCATTCAAAAGCAGGCCTTCGATGCCGTACGCAAGCAACTAAGCTGGGAAACTGGCAAGCGTGAGCTTGAGGTTAAGCTAGTGAATGCCGCAGTGGTCGATGTTTACATCGACGGCTACCGAGTAACCAATCCAGTTGGCTTTCAGGGCAAAGATGTAACTATTCAGATTTTTAACGCCTTTGCGCCCATGGTGCACTTGGGTGCGCTGCAAACTGTGGCAGCCGATCTCGACCTAAACTGCATTAATATTGCTGCCGAACCTTTTGCTGTGGCTAAATCTGTGGGCGCCGAGGATTCAACCGAGTTTAGTGCTATATTTATAGATATTGGTGGCGGCACCAGCGATATTGCCGTAGTTAATAATGGTGGCGTGGAGGGCACCCAAATGTTCGCCATTGGTGGGCGCAGCTTTACTAAGCGTATTAGCTCAGCCCTAGGTGTTGGCTTCGACAAAGCCGAAGAGCTTAAACTTCAACACTCAGCTGGCAAACTCACTGGCGCTCAGGCCAAAGAGGTAACCGATGCTCTTGCTAGCGACGTGGAAACTTGGCTATCGGGCGTGGAATTAAGTTTAAGTGAGTTCGATAATTTAGACCATCTGCCAACCCGAATTCTGTTGTGTGGCGGCGGCTCAGCCTTGCCCGAGATCAAAAAGGCCTTAAGCCACGACCACTGGTACAAGAATTTAGCCTTTGCCCGCAAACCCAGCATTGATTTTGTAAGTCCCAAAGAAGTGAATAGGGTGGTGGACAAAACTGGGAACCTAAACAGCCCT includes:
- a CDS encoding rod shape-determining protein, coding for MKFPKFSKKSQNTDQYLVALDIGTEYVKALIGQVVEGKDEKTGKREQVVEIIGSGRQRQRLTDMSSGAITDIAGVVENCDAALRRAEEMAGCVAKDAVLGIAGELVKGGTTTVSYRRAKPNIKIDQAELMDIIERIQKQAFDAVRKQLSWETGKRELEVKLVNAAVVDVYIDGYRVTNPVGFQGKDVTIQIFNAFAPMVHLGALQTVAADLDLNCINIAAEPFAVAKSVGAEDSTEFSAIFIDIGGGTSDIAVVNNGGVEGTQMFAIGGRSFTKRISSALGVGFDKAEELKLQHSAGKLTGAQAKEVTDALASDVETWLSGVELSLSEFDNLDHLPTRILLCGGGSALPEIKKALSHDHWYKNLAFARKPSIDFVSPKEVNRVVDKTGNLNSPQEITPMGLANLGLDIVGSQSMGENILQRLSRTLSL